One Gemmatimonadaceae bacterium DNA window includes the following coding sequences:
- a CDS encoding 3-hydroxyacyl-CoA dehydrogenase/enoyl-CoA hydratase family protein encodes MRVTTVGVVGAGAMGSGIAALAASAGCRVVLLDIPGDANPTSPNRSAPARNGLQKALKSKPASFMEAAAAARVRTGNTDDHLSLLADCDWICEAIIEQPEPKQQLFARIEGLMKPTAIVSSNTSGIPMALLLKDRGEKFRRRFLGTHFFNPPRYMHLLEIIPTPETDPAVIGAIREFAERTLGKGIVIAKDVPGFIANRLGVYGMVATMRRMEQHGLTIDEVDGLTGALIGRARTATFRTGDLSGLDVLAHVTKGIGAATGEDFALPTWVHESLVAQGKLGDKTGGGFYSKTKTGTLTFDWKTKTYVPQQRLEGGDIGAAIRTPIAQRLPAARAVPGAQGAFLRDHLTDAAHYTLTLASELAYDIVAIDRAMEWGYGWEAGPFQIMDALGLDWLREQFRLQGKPIPALLDQARGSFYKDGEYLTFEGTYEPIPGIPGRISLVGLAQAGRVLEDNGLSRLIDLGDGVACFEFRSKMNSLGSGVLEGLGKAITKVQKLGFNGLVIGNEDPRAFSVGADLSLVSFAIAAGAWDDIAESIKAFQDSVMSIRRAPFPVVVAPAGMTLGGGCEFTLHADAVQAHAESYIGLVEAGVGLLPGGGGTKELLVRFTGELQHYEEVDYFAAVKRAFKLIAFATTSTSAFEARVNGFLRDRDRISMNRDHHLSDAKQRVLDLAPGYLPPVEKTVRALGREGLGNLEYALWAAKEAGQASAHDCRVGRAVAYVLCGGDGTPRDVTEQDLLDLEREQFLSLLGTKETQERIAYTLKTGKPLRN; translated from the coding sequence ATGCGTGTCACGACGGTCGGCGTGGTTGGCGCCGGCGCCATGGGTAGCGGCATCGCTGCCCTTGCGGCCTCGGCTGGCTGCCGGGTCGTCCTGCTCGATATCCCCGGCGACGCTAATCCCACGTCGCCCAATCGCAGCGCGCCGGCCCGGAACGGCCTGCAGAAGGCGCTCAAGAGCAAGCCCGCGTCGTTCATGGAAGCGGCCGCGGCGGCGCGTGTGCGCACCGGCAACACCGACGACCACCTCTCCCTCCTCGCCGACTGCGACTGGATCTGCGAGGCGATCATCGAGCAGCCCGAACCCAAGCAGCAGCTGTTCGCGCGCATCGAGGGGCTCATGAAGCCCACCGCCATCGTGTCGTCGAACACCTCGGGCATTCCGATGGCGCTGCTGCTCAAGGATCGTGGCGAGAAGTTCCGCCGGCGGTTCCTGGGCACGCACTTCTTCAATCCGCCGCGGTACATGCACCTGCTCGAGATCATCCCGACCCCGGAGACGGATCCGGCGGTGATCGGGGCGATCCGCGAGTTCGCCGAGCGCACGCTGGGCAAGGGCATCGTGATCGCGAAGGACGTCCCCGGTTTCATCGCCAACCGGCTGGGCGTGTACGGCATGGTGGCGACCATGCGGCGCATGGAGCAGCACGGGCTCACGATCGACGAAGTGGACGGCCTGACCGGAGCGCTGATCGGTCGCGCCCGCACGGCAACGTTCCGCACCGGCGATCTCTCCGGCCTCGATGTGCTCGCGCATGTCACCAAGGGGATCGGCGCCGCGACCGGCGAAGACTTTGCGCTGCCGACGTGGGTGCACGAGTCGCTTGTGGCGCAGGGGAAGCTGGGCGACAAGACGGGCGGCGGCTTTTACAGCAAGACCAAGACGGGCACGCTGACCTTCGATTGGAAGACGAAGACGTATGTGCCGCAGCAGCGGCTCGAAGGCGGCGATATCGGTGCGGCCATCCGCACCCCCATCGCGCAGCGCCTGCCGGCCGCGCGCGCGGTGCCGGGCGCACAGGGCGCGTTCCTGCGTGATCACCTCACCGACGCCGCCCACTACACGCTCACGCTCGCCAGCGAGCTCGCCTACGACATCGTGGCGATCGACCGCGCGATGGAGTGGGGCTATGGCTGGGAGGCGGGACCGTTTCAGATCATGGATGCCCTTGGCCTCGATTGGCTCCGCGAACAGTTCCGCCTGCAGGGCAAGCCCATCCCGGCGCTGCTGGATCAGGCCCGCGGCAGCTTCTACAAGGACGGCGAGTATCTCACGTTCGAAGGTACCTACGAGCCCATCCCCGGCATCCCGGGGCGCATCTCCCTCGTGGGGCTCGCGCAGGCGGGCCGTGTGCTCGAAGACAACGGCCTGTCGCGCCTGATCGATCTGGGCGATGGCGTGGCCTGCTTCGAGTTCCGCTCCAAGATGAACAGCCTCGGGAGCGGCGTCTTGGAAGGGCTGGGCAAGGCGATCACCAAGGTGCAGAAACTGGGCTTCAATGGCCTCGTGATCGGCAACGAAGACCCGCGCGCGTTCAGCGTGGGCGCCGATCTCTCGCTCGTGTCGTTCGCCATTGCCGCCGGCGCATGGGATGACATCGCCGAGAGCATCAAGGCGTTCCAGGACAGTGTGATGTCGATTCGCCGCGCGCCCTTCCCCGTGGTCGTGGCTCCGGCCGGCATGACGTTGGGCGGCGGCTGCGAGTTCACGTTGCACGCCGATGCCGTGCAGGCGCACGCCGAGAGCTACATCGGCCTCGTGGAAGCCGGTGTTGGCCTGTTGCCGGGTGGTGGCGGCACCAAGGAACTGCTGGTGCGCTTCACCGGCGAACTGCAGCACTACGAAGAGGTCGACTACTTCGCGGCGGTCAAGCGCGCCTTCAAGCTCATCGCGTTTGCGACCACGAGCACGTCGGCATTCGAAGCACGGGTCAATGGCTTCCTGCGCGATCGCGATCGCATCAGCATGAACCGTGATCACCACCTGAGCGACGCCAAGCAGCGGGTGCTCGATCTCGCGCCCGGCTACCTGCCGCCGGTGGAGAAGACGGTGCGGGCCCTCGGTCGCGAAGGGCTCGGCAACCTGGAATACGCGTTGTGGGCGGCGAAGGAGGCCGGTCAGGCGAGTGCCCACGATTGTCGGGTGGGACGCGCCGTGGCGTATGTGCTCTGCGGTGGCGACGGCACGCCCCGCGATGTGACCGAGCAGGATCTGCTCGACCTCGAGCGCGAACAGTTCCTCAGTCTCCTCGGCACCAAGGAGACGCAGGAACGGATCGCCTACACCCTCAAGACCGGCAAGCCGCTGCGCAACTGA
- a CDS encoding phosphotransferase family protein has product MSARPTPVHGTVAIRAGEEIDADVLRGWLTHAAPHTVPAGAVLTIRQFPAGFSNLTYLVTVHHEHGEKTFVLRRPPFGAPGGVAHDMPREHGILAALHPLRVPVPRPVAVCTDAAVIGAPFYMMEHVEGLILRGALPPLLAESPTVATQLGALSRTCAETLAQLHAVPIAGTSLASLGRPEGYVQRQVEGWIKRWHTSRTEDVPAMDDVAAWLSAHRPPDSGVSLVHNDFKLDNLVLEPDASRVRAILDWEMATIGDPLMDLGTTLAYWVEAGDAPIFRALGLGVTAMPGAYTRAQFVAAYADARGIAVPDVRFYVAFGRFKVAVIAQQIYARFVRGLTTDARFGRLGEVVEALGGAARSGVEG; this is encoded by the coding sequence ATGAGTGCGCGTCCCACGCCCGTCCACGGCACCGTGGCCATCCGGGCGGGTGAGGAGATCGACGCCGATGTGCTGCGTGGCTGGCTCACCCATGCGGCGCCCCACACAGTGCCCGCCGGGGCGGTGCTGACGATTCGGCAATTCCCCGCCGGCTTTTCGAATCTCACCTATCTCGTGACGGTGCATCACGAGCATGGCGAGAAGACGTTCGTGCTGCGGCGTCCACCGTTCGGTGCCCCCGGCGGTGTGGCGCACGACATGCCGCGTGAGCATGGTATCCTCGCCGCGCTGCATCCGCTCCGGGTGCCGGTCCCGCGGCCGGTGGCGGTGTGCACGGATGCGGCGGTCATCGGTGCGCCGTTCTACATGATGGAGCACGTCGAGGGATTGATCCTGCGTGGCGCCCTGCCGCCGCTCCTTGCCGAATCGCCCACGGTCGCCACGCAGCTCGGCGCGTTGTCGCGCACCTGTGCCGAAACCCTCGCGCAGTTGCATGCGGTCCCCATCGCCGGGACGTCGCTCGCGTCACTCGGGCGCCCCGAAGGCTATGTGCAGCGCCAGGTCGAGGGATGGATCAAGCGCTGGCACACGTCGCGCACGGAGGACGTGCCCGCCATGGACGACGTCGCGGCGTGGCTCTCGGCGCATCGACCACCGGACAGCGGCGTGTCGCTCGTGCACAACGACTTCAAGCTGGACAATCTCGTCCTCGAGCCCGACGCGTCGCGCGTGCGCGCCATCCTCGACTGGGAGATGGCCACGATCGGCGACCCGCTCATGGATCTCGGGACCACGCTCGCCTACTGGGTCGAAGCCGGTGATGCTCCGATCTTCCGCGCGCTCGGACTCGGCGTGACCGCCATGCCCGGCGCCTACACCCGCGCACAGTTCGTGGCCGCCTACGCCGACGCGCGCGGCATCGCCGTGCCGGACGTGCGCTTCTATGTGGCCTTCGGGCGCTTCAAGGTGGCCGTCATCGCGCAGCAGATCTACGCGCGATTCGTGCGCGGGTTGACGACGGACGCGCGGTTTGGGCGATTGGGAGAGGTGGTGGAAGCGCTGGGAGGGGCGGCGCGTTCGGGGGTTGAGGGCTGA
- a CDS encoding bifunctional metallophosphatase/5'-nucleotidase: MTRWMRLLRVAMAGGAALAALACHRGVTPARGGLSSSKTPVTVRMLLVNDVYVIDTLRDGSGGLARVAGLRDSLERVTGDRVLLLLAGDVLSPSVLGKWYLGAQMVDGLNAARLDYATLGNHEFDISRAALGARLSESRFRWLSGNCADATGAPFSGVRGWDTVRVNGVKIGLYGTTVVRDYPSYVKCRNADSATTQLVDTLIAQRSDLVVGLTHRYIFEDARTLETDPRIQAILGGHEHDGKRVVVNGRVVVKAMSNARTAVLVTFTRGPNGWVTRDEMVPIDRRLPQQAATRAVVARWRDTLTQRIGPDRVLGVAPEAINALDSISRKGESRFGDLVADGMRLGTKADVALINSGALRFDDVMAAGPITRHMIEGIFLFADETRAVTFPLSGARLRAVLETGVRQGGLGDGPYPQVSGVRFTIDGTRPSGSRIVGELRRDDGRLIAPTDTLQVTFVTYPACRGGDGYSIPEAAAACAAVAANPAAAPRTVDLVLRHLEGMGGRIVAPEVGRVTRVDRR, encoded by the coding sequence ATGACGCGATGGATGCGGCTGCTGCGTGTCGCGATGGCCGGTGGGGCGGCGCTCGCCGCCTTGGCGTGTCACCGGGGCGTGACGCCCGCGCGTGGCGGCCTGTCGTCGTCGAAGACGCCGGTCACGGTGCGGATGCTCCTCGTGAACGATGTCTACGTCATCGATACGCTTCGTGATGGCAGTGGCGGCCTGGCGCGCGTGGCGGGGCTCCGGGATTCGCTCGAGCGAGTCACCGGTGACCGGGTGCTGTTGCTGTTGGCCGGCGATGTGCTCTCGCCCAGCGTGCTCGGCAAGTGGTACCTCGGCGCGCAGATGGTCGACGGTCTTAACGCGGCCCGTCTGGACTACGCCACGTTGGGCAATCACGAGTTCGACATCTCGCGGGCCGCCCTCGGCGCACGTCTGAGTGAATCGCGCTTTCGCTGGCTCTCCGGCAACTGCGCCGACGCCACGGGCGCGCCGTTCTCTGGCGTGCGCGGGTGGGATACGGTCCGGGTGAACGGCGTGAAGATCGGCCTCTACGGCACGACCGTCGTGCGCGATTATCCGAGCTACGTGAAGTGTCGGAACGCCGACAGCGCGACCACGCAGCTGGTGGATACGCTGATCGCGCAGCGCAGTGACCTCGTTGTGGGGCTCACGCACCGCTACATCTTCGAGGATGCGCGCACCCTCGAGACCGATCCGCGCATCCAGGCCATTCTCGGCGGGCACGAGCACGACGGCAAGCGCGTCGTCGTGAACGGGCGCGTCGTGGTCAAGGCGATGTCGAATGCCCGTACGGCCGTGTTGGTGACCTTCACCCGCGGTCCGAATGGGTGGGTGACGCGCGACGAGATGGTTCCAATCGACCGTCGGCTCCCGCAGCAGGCCGCCACGCGCGCGGTGGTGGCGCGGTGGCGCGATACACTGACCCAGCGCATCGGCCCCGATCGCGTGCTCGGTGTGGCACCGGAGGCGATCAATGCGCTCGACTCAATCTCCCGCAAGGGCGAGTCGCGCTTTGGTGATCTGGTGGCGGATGGCATGCGTCTCGGGACCAAGGCGGATGTGGCGCTCATCAACTCGGGCGCGCTACGGTTTGACGATGTGATGGCCGCGGGCCCGATCACGCGCCACATGATCGAAGGCATCTTTCTCTTCGCCGACGAGACGCGCGCGGTCACCTTCCCGCTGAGCGGTGCGCGGTTGCGCGCGGTGCTCGAAACGGGCGTGCGCCAGGGCGGGCTGGGTGACGGCCCCTACCCGCAAGTGAGCGGCGTCCGATTTACCATCGATGGGACCCGGCCGAGTGGCTCGCGCATCGTAGGGGAGCTGCGTCGGGATGATGGGCGCCTGATCGCGCCGACCGATACGCTGCAGGTGACGTTTGTGACGTATCCAGCGTGCCGTGGCGGGGACGGGTACAGCATTCCCGAAGCGGCAGCGGCGTGCGCGGCGGTCGCGGCGAATCCGGCGGCGGCACCGCGCACGGTGGATCTCGTGCTGCGCCACCTGGAAGGGATGGGGGGGCGAATTGTGGCGCCGGAGGTGGGGCGGGTGACGCGGGTGGATCGGCGGTAG
- a CDS encoding SDR family oxidoreductase, translating into MLSKFRLDGRVAIVTGATRGIGLAIASSLAEAGARLVVSSRKAEHVDAAVHELRGKGAEVVGVVSNMGKAADAHELAARAVEHFDGIDIIVNNAATNPIFGPLQQATDEAFDKIMAVNVKGPLELCRTAHSVMAARGGGAIVNISSIGGVSPEPGLGLYSVSKAALISLTKVMAQEWGAEGIRANVICPGLIRTKFSQALWQDDQIANQMLGSQPIQRLGEPEDIAGLALFLASDASAYCTGGVYLAEGGYLS; encoded by the coding sequence ATGCTTTCGAAGTTCCGGTTGGATGGACGCGTGGCGATCGTGACCGGTGCGACGCGGGGGATCGGTTTGGCGATCGCCAGTTCCCTTGCTGAGGCGGGCGCACGCCTCGTGGTCTCCTCGCGCAAGGCGGAGCATGTGGACGCGGCCGTCCATGAGTTGCGGGGGAAGGGCGCCGAGGTGGTGGGGGTGGTGTCGAACATGGGGAAGGCAGCCGATGCGCACGAGTTGGCGGCGCGCGCGGTGGAGCACTTCGATGGGATCGACATCATCGTGAACAACGCCGCGACCAATCCCATCTTCGGGCCGCTGCAGCAGGCGACCGACGAAGCGTTCGACAAGATCATGGCGGTGAACGTGAAGGGCCCGCTGGAGCTGTGTCGCACGGCGCACTCGGTGATGGCGGCGCGTGGTGGTGGCGCCATCGTGAACATCTCGAGCATCGGCGGGGTGTCGCCGGAGCCCGGGCTCGGGCTCTACAGCGTGAGCAAGGCGGCGCTGATTTCACTCACCAAGGTCATGGCCCAGGAATGGGGTGCCGAGGGGATTCGCGCCAACGTGATCTGCCCGGGGCTCATTCGCACGAAATTTTCGCAGGCGCTGTGGCAGGATGACCAGATCGCCAATCAGATGCTCGGTAGCCAGCCGATTCAGCGGCTGGGGGAACCGGAGGATATCGCCGGCCTCGCGCTGTTCCTCGCCTCCGATGCGTCCGCCTACTGCACCGGCGGCGTGTATCTCGCCGAAGGCGGGTACCTCTCGTGA
- a CDS encoding acyl-CoA dehydrogenase family protein: MSHATAAISTEEIGAMLETARRFVREELVPHEAELLHGSWAAITPRLEQLRARARALGLWAPFLPEAYGGVGLPLDAYARLSEVLGWTPFGHYVCNCQAPDVGNMELLLQFGTDAQRAQFLEPLARGEIRSCFAMTEPEHAGSNPVWMSTRAVRDGDEWVIIGHKWFTSSADGAAFTIVMAVTDPDATAPHARASQIIVPLSTPGFTLVRNISVMGEAGGGWASHAEVRFDGVRVPVANTLGAPGKGFALAQERLGPGRIHHCMRWIGVCERAFDLMCRYAATRELAPGDLLASKQQVQMWIADSRIAIHAARLMVLDAATRMAREGQEAAREEVAYIKVFVANTLQQVLDRAIQVHGALGMTDDTPLAWWYRHERAARIYDGADEVHKTVIARRALKPYLGGRA, translated from the coding sequence GTGAGTCACGCCACGGCCGCGATCAGCACGGAAGAGATCGGCGCGATGCTCGAGACCGCGCGGCGCTTCGTGCGCGAGGAGCTGGTGCCACACGAAGCCGAGTTGCTGCACGGCTCATGGGCGGCCATCACGCCGCGTCTGGAGCAGCTCCGCGCGCGCGCCCGAGCGCTCGGGTTGTGGGCGCCGTTTCTCCCCGAGGCGTATGGCGGCGTGGGGCTGCCACTCGATGCCTATGCGCGCCTGAGTGAAGTACTGGGCTGGACGCCGTTTGGCCACTACGTGTGCAACTGTCAGGCACCCGACGTGGGCAACATGGAGCTGCTGCTCCAGTTCGGCACCGACGCGCAGCGGGCGCAGTTTCTGGAGCCGCTCGCCCGGGGAGAGATCCGCAGCTGCTTTGCGATGACCGAGCCGGAGCATGCCGGCTCCAATCCGGTCTGGATGTCCACGCGCGCGGTGCGCGATGGAGACGAATGGGTCATCATTGGCCACAAATGGTTCACGAGCAGCGCCGACGGTGCCGCCTTCACCATCGTGATGGCGGTGACCGATCCCGATGCAACCGCCCCGCATGCGCGAGCGAGTCAGATCATCGTGCCACTGTCCACGCCGGGCTTCACGCTGGTGCGGAACATCTCGGTGATGGGTGAGGCGGGTGGTGGGTGGGCGAGTCACGCTGAGGTGCGCTTCGACGGTGTGCGCGTCCCGGTGGCCAATACGCTGGGGGCGCCGGGAAAAGGGTTTGCACTGGCGCAGGAGCGACTCGGACCCGGTCGTATTCACCACTGCATGCGCTGGATCGGGGTGTGCGAACGTGCCTTTGACCTGATGTGCCGCTACGCGGCCACGCGCGAACTCGCGCCGGGCGACCTGCTGGCGAGCAAGCAGCAGGTCCAGATGTGGATCGCCGACTCGCGCATCGCCATTCATGCGGCCCGGCTGATGGTCCTCGATGCCGCCACGCGCATGGCGCGTGAGGGGCAGGAGGCCGCCCGCGAGGAAGTGGCGTACATCAAGGTGTTCGTGGCGAACACGCTGCAGCAGGTCCTCGATCGCGCCATCCAGGTGCACGGCGCGCTGGGGATGACCGACGATACGCCCCTCGCGTGGTGGTATCGCCATGAGCGCGCCGCGCGCATCTACGATGGCGCCGATGAAGTGCACAAGACGGTCATCGCACGGCGCGCGCTCAAGCCGTACCTCGGCGGGCGCGCATGA
- a CDS encoding thiolase family protein, which translates to MTEVVLVSAARSAVARGKADGALAGVHPVDLSSAVMKAAIDRAGVDPALIEDVQWGCAMPEASQGLNHARLAWLRGGLPVETSAATINRFCSSGLQAVNYAAQAIIAGQGDAVLAGGIEMMSQVPMSGYNTRLSPEITESYIGMGFTAERVAKRWEITREQQDAFALGSQQRASAAVAAGVFAPEIVPIATKRYAWKGAEKTVTEVLYATDECPRADTTAEGLAKLRPAFVPTGSVTAGNASPYSDGAAAVLLMSATKAKELGIAPLARFVSFAVGGVDPDIMGVGPIKAVPKALKRAGLTLKDLKLIEFNEAFAAQALAVIKELDLPTDIINVNGGAIALGHPLGATGAKLTTQLVHELKRRGGGYGMVTMCIGGGMGAAGVFEVYG; encoded by the coding sequence ATGACTGAAGTCGTACTCGTCAGCGCCGCGCGTAGCGCCGTCGCCCGAGGCAAGGCGGATGGGGCGCTGGCCGGTGTGCATCCCGTGGACCTGTCGTCCGCGGTCATGAAGGCCGCCATCGATCGCGCCGGTGTGGATCCGGCACTCATCGAGGATGTGCAGTGGGGCTGCGCGATGCCGGAGGCCTCGCAGGGGCTCAATCACGCCCGCCTCGCGTGGCTGCGCGGCGGACTCCCCGTCGAAACGTCGGCGGCCACGATCAATCGCTTCTGCTCGTCGGGGCTGCAGGCGGTCAACTACGCGGCGCAGGCGATTATCGCGGGTCAGGGCGACGCGGTGCTCGCCGGCGGCATCGAGATGATGTCGCAGGTTCCGATGAGCGGTTACAACACGCGCCTCTCTCCCGAGATCACCGAGAGCTACATCGGCATGGGGTTCACCGCCGAGCGCGTCGCGAAGCGGTGGGAGATCACGCGTGAGCAGCAGGATGCGTTTGCGCTTGGCAGCCAGCAGCGCGCCTCGGCGGCCGTGGCGGCGGGTGTGTTTGCGCCGGAGATCGTGCCCATCGCCACCAAGCGCTACGCGTGGAAGGGCGCCGAGAAGACGGTGACGGAGGTGCTGTATGCCACCGACGAGTGCCCGCGCGCGGACACCACCGCCGAAGGCCTCGCCAAGCTCCGCCCCGCCTTCGTGCCCACGGGCTCTGTGACGGCCGGCAACGCGAGCCCCTACTCCGACGGCGCGGCGGCGGTGCTGCTCATGAGCGCCACCAAGGCCAAGGAGCTCGGCATCGCGCCCCTCGCACGTTTCGTAAGCTTCGCCGTGGGCGGTGTGGATCCCGACATCATGGGCGTCGGGCCGATCAAGGCGGTGCCCAAGGCGCTCAAGCGTGCCGGCCTCACACTCAAGGACCTCAAGCTCATCGAGTTCAACGAAGCCTTCGCCGCGCAGGCGCTGGCCGTGATCAAGGAACTCGACCTGCCCACCGACATCATCAACGTGAACGGCGGCGCCATCGCCCTCGGTCACCCGCTCGGCGCGACCGGCGCCAAGCTCACGACGCAGCTCGTGCACGAACTCAAGCGTCGCGGCGGCGGGTACGGGATGGTGACGATGTGTATTGGGGGAGGGATGGGAGCGGCGGGGGTGTTTGAGGTGTACGGCTAA